In a genomic window of Chroicocephalus ridibundus chromosome 14, bChrRid1.1, whole genome shotgun sequence:
- the C14H17orf75 gene encoding protein Njmu-R1 encodes MLPALPDGEEREPESSEEGGGAGEERRPERHGSTYHSLYGYRGCRSPQGAASGDGSPSSAAAETPSTEDFSLSLLDTNLPAEAETELRSFIAKRLTKGALFEGMGNVALVGLSIPENKIGCYYCHFQQENLLEMATLESDMNAPEYVVCFLGGSEKGLELFRLELDKYIQSLKINLALEQKTLETYVNPYLRSWFENAICPIQRVVQLFQEKLAFLLHAALSYTPVEVKNADERTEKDISRFLAAASLQGLVQEETMTSLCIAMTEEQHKSMIIDCGGPQPQLHNAGSNRFCEDWMHAFLNGAEGGNPFLFQQILENFKLKAIQDINNLKRFIRQAEMNHYALFKCYMFLKNCGSGDILLKIVKVEHAEMPEARNVVTVLEEFMRETSVA; translated from the exons ATGCTGCCGGCGCTGCCGGACGGCGAGGAGCGGGAGCCGGAGAGCAgcgaggagggcggcggggcgggggaggagcggcggccggagcggcACGGCAGCACCTACCACAGCCTCTACGGCTACCGGGGCTGCAG GTCCCCGCAGGGAGCAGCCAGCGGCGatggcagccccagcagcgcggCCGCAGAGACACCCTCCACCGAAGACTTCAG cctttcctTGCTGGACACTAATTTACCAGCTGAAGCGGAGACTGAATTGCGCAGTTTTATCGCTAAGCGTCTTACTAAAGGAGCCTTGTTTGAAGGAATGGGGAATGTAGCGTTAGTGGGACTGag cataccagaaaataaaattggctGTTACTACTGTCATTTCCAACAAGAAAATCTTCTAGAAATGGCAACACTGGAATCAGACATGAATGCTCCAGAATATGTGGTTTGTTTCTTAGGTGGCTCAGAGAAAGGTTTGGAACT TTTCAGACTTGAGCTGGACAAATACATTCAAAGTCTGAAGATAAACCTTGCTTTGGAG CAAAAAACCCTGGAGACCTATGTTAACCCCTACTTGAGAAGCTGGTTTGAGAACGCCATATGCCCTATTCAGAGAGTAGTACAGCTCTTCCAGGAGAAACTCGCCTTCTTGTTACATGCT GCTTTGAGTTATACTCCTGTAGAAGTAAAAAACGCagatgaaagaacagaaaaagacatCAGCAG GTTTCTGGCAGCTGCCAGCCTCCAAGGACTTGTTCAGGAAGAAACGATGACCTCCTTGTGTATTGCCATGACTGAGGAACAGCACAAGTCAATGATTATAGACTGCGGTGGACCTCAGCCTCAGTTGCATAATGCAG GAAGCAACAGATTCTGTGAGGACTGGATGCATGCTTTTCTGAACGGTGCTGAAGGCGGAAATCCGTTTCTCTTCCAGCAGATTTTGGAAAACTTTAAATTGAAG GCTATACAAGACATCAACAACCTGAAGAGGTTCATCCGCCAGGCTGAAATGAACCACTACGCCTTGTTCAAGTGTTACATGTTTCTAAAGAACTGTGGCAGTGGAGACATCCTTTTGAAGATCGTTAAAGTAGAGCATGCAGAAATGCCAGAAGCCAGAAATGTAGTGACTGTCCTTGAGGAATTCATGAGAGAAACATCAGTGGCTTAA